CGTGCCACCAGTTGAGATTAAAACTCAATCCTCCAGTCAGCAGATGGCTATGGAAAAGCGCGCGGGTCTCCAGATTCACCTCCTCCTCAACAATAGATGGGCCACAATAGCTTTGGGACACGCCCCCCGACGCCTGGGGCTGCTATATAAGCGGGGACTTCTGCCTCTACAACCACAAACCACTTCTGATTTTCTAGGAGCTCGCATCtaaaagcaaaacatgactccCTGCATCATTACTGACTCCACAAATTCATTCAGCGCCAGAATGACGGTGGCTCAAAGAAAAGAGGCTAACGAACTGAGAAAGGTGAGGGCactttctgtttatttcttcttatttcCACAtgatatcatgttttttttcatcgCATTAATGTTGTTTGTTCCTCTTTTGTTGCAGACTCTCAAACCTCTGATGGAGAAAAGAAGGCGCGCGCGCATCAATGAGAGCCTCAACAGGTTAAAGGAGCTGATAGTCCCTCTGGTTGCCAATGATGTAAGTATCTAACATAAGAACTTCTTATATAAAGACCtaaaacaaactttattttatttactcatgaaaatataaaactaatgtttttttcctctattTTTTAGACTTCCCGCTACTCAAAGCTGGAGAAAGCAGACATCTTGGAAATGACCGTCGGGTTTCTGAGAGAGCTCCCGTCTTCACCTGTTAAaggtaatttatgtttaaaaaaaataaaattgcaaaatgTCCTTTTAAATCTTATATCTTTTTTTGGTCCGTTTCAATACATCTAATATTGTTTCCCCCTTTTTCCCACCAGCCCAGGCAGATAGTTACAGAGAGGGCTATGAAGCGTGCTTGCAGCGGGTCTCCGCGCTCCTCCCGCGCACGAGCCTCGACTATGAAACCTGCGCGCGCGTGCACGACTTCATCCAGCAGGCAAAACCCTCGAGCTCGTCAGCCTGCCGCTCGTGTAGCGCTCGCAACTCCATCCAGCACGAGAGGCTTCAGAGCCCGAAATCGAACCCCGTGCTTGCAAACCGCGCGAGCATCACTGGATCAACTTCCAGTAGAGCTCATGCTCTCCCACAAGCCGCCGCTCAAACCATGTGGAGACCCTGGTAGACCACTGAGTCCAAAGTCTCGAGCACTGAATAATGATTTACCATTCATGttgtatatatacttttaaaatgtatttattgtgaTATGCACAAGTCATAAAGTTACAAAACTGACTGTAGAGTGGGAAAAAGCCAGTAAGCACAGATCATGGATTTAGAAATAGACAATGTTAGTGACTTAATGCAATCCTCTCTGGGGTGTCAAGACATACGGGTTGTAAGCAACACAATTGTAAACCCCACGGGTTATAATGTATTTCACGAGGTTTGCACGATTGACTTTTGTATATCTGGTCTGTGCAAAGAAATTGTAAACACTATGTGTTAATACATAGGCAGAAGTGAGTGAAGTGAATGGACCTATGTGAAATTTGAACTGACTGTAaatcagacaaaacaaaaataaaatacattccaTATTTGAAATTATGTCTGCATAGTTTTGTTTTCTAGCAGGTTCATGAAAATATTCTTgatgttctttattttatttccactaattaaaaaaaataatataaacaactaTTGGTTTATATGGTGTGTTTCCATTTGAGACAAACAACATACCTTTTGGCTCATTATAAATAACaggatatttttcatttatatgcCAATATATGGGGTATTTCAATTTTTTAAGGCTGTGTGACAAAACATCACACAATTGTAGAACTACCTCAGAGTTgtcttataaaaatatattgttcatgattgaaaaaaaaatagccatttcaaaagagtcaaattattgggcaaAGATAACAACTAAGGAGACATGAAATTTATTACTAGACGTGTATtaaaaataactcaacacaTTAAAACCTGCAATGATGCTGAATTGGaatttggagcaatggaaaaatgtCACGTTGTCTGATGAGTTAGGAAGGAGCCTACTCGTGTATgctgggtgcatcagggtaagaagggaagctcttgaagcgatgcaccaatcaagcatagtggccactgtacaagactCTGCAGattgtgttatgatctggggttacttcagttggtcaggtttaggttcacaaacattatgtggcaacaaaataaagtcagctgatgaccacatctatggaggtttttttccctgatggcacagaaaCTGtctattccaggactcaaactgtAAAAGATTGGCtgaagcatgaggaatcatttttgaCCTGGCCAACACATGtgatgtaatcaaagctaaaagtcactaaataaaatatgaaagtttattttattttggccaGTTTATAGTGTCCCTTTGTTTCTATAAGAGTAAATGATATATGTTAACAGACACTTGAATGTCAAATAATGGTTAATAACTGTATTgccaataataaattaataaaatttgcaAGTGTAAAGAcccaaacataaaaaaaaacccacaaacatatataaaaaaaatcacttggaGAGACCTGTATCAGGGAAGTGGCAATAACGTCCACCTAAGTTGcaataatgtgcaagtggtgcactGGAAAGTATGAGGTTGTGTGTTGGccacagaaaaaaagtaaattattatggCAATCAGCTGAACTGTGGACAACTGTGAAATTTAGAGCTCTAGCAATAACGCAATAGCAGTTTACCAACCATTCTCATTATATCACTACTCCaaactttaaatttattatGCAATTCATTTGCAGcaagaaaaatataaagatacagtggtgtgaaaaactatttgccctcttcttgatttcttattcttttgcatgtttgtcacacaaaatgtttctgatcatcaaacacatttaactattagtcaaaaataacacaaaaagcagtttttaaatgatggtttttattatttagggagaaaaaaaatccaaacctacatggccctgtgtgaaaaagtaattgccccctgaacctaaaaactggttgggccacccttagcaccCTCAGCGCTCCGAGGAAATTTTCGCCcgctcatctttgcagaatcgttgtaattcagctttatttgagggttttctagcatgaaccgcctttttaaggtcatgccacaacatctcaataggattcaggtcaggactttgactaggccactccaaagtcttcattttgtttttcttcagccattcagaggtggatttgctggtgtgttttgggtcattgtcctgctgcagcacccaagatggcttcagcttgagttgacgaacagatggccggacattctccttcaggattttttggtagacagtagaattcatggttccatctatcacagcaagccttccaggtcctgaagcagcaaaacaacaccagaccatcacaccaccaccaccatattttactgttggtatgatgttctttttctgaaatgctgtgttacttttatgccagatgtaacgggacacgcaccttccaaaaagttcaacttttgtctcgtcggtccacaaggtattttcccaaaagtcttggcaatcattgagatgttttttagcaaaattaagacgagccttaatgttctttttgcttaaaagtgatttgcaccttggaaatctgccatgcaagCCGCTTTttcccagtctctttcttatggtggagtcgtgaacactgaccttaattgaggcaagtgaggcctgcagttctttagatgttgtcctggggtcttttgtggcctctcgggtgagttgtctctgcgctcttggggtaattttggtcggccagccactcctgggaaggttcaccactgtcccatgtttttgccatttgtggataatggctctcactgtggttcgctggagtcccaaagctttagaaatggctttataaccattaccagactgatagatctcaattacttttgttctcatttgttcctgaatttctttggatcttggcatgatgtctagcttttgaggtgcttttggtctacttctctgtgtcaggtagctcctatttaagtgatttcttgattgaaacaggtgtggcagtaatcaggcctgggggtgactacagaaattgaactcaggtgtgataaaccacagttaagttattttttaacaaggggggcaatcactttttcacacagggccatgtaggtttggattttttttctccccaaataataaaaaccatcatttaaaaactgcattttgtgttcaattatgttatctttgactaatagttaaatgtgtttaatgatcagaaacattttgtgtgacaaacatgcaaaagaataagaaatcaggaagggggcaaatagtttttcacaccactgtagttgCAACTGATGCAGTTAATGTCAAGCAGGTAGTTCACTGGAATTTGTCAATAAAGCCAAGGTTTAGTTGTTAAGTGGGAAATAGAGGTCATTGGCAAGGGTAGTtcaatggttaaggcattggacaacTGATAGGTTGCCAATGTttggcccttaagcaaggctccTAACCCTCAAATGCTCAGGAATTAAGATAAAGTAACTTTGGGATACTTAATGAGGGTGTTTGTCACATGCTGTACATGTAATTAGGGCAAAAGATGTAATGCATCAGTGATGAATGAAAATGTATCTGTTCCAAACTATAACCTAAGTATCATAACATAATGTTAAAGTAGTGGTACAGTACTATATAGCTTATATGCCATTGTCCTGgcaaaaattacatttactcagcAACTCTTACATTTATTCACCAGACTTATTGTTACTTAagagtaaagataaaaaaaaatacaaaagtaaactttattgaaaacacaaaaaaacttttaagaagcaacatttaaacacaaaaacaacttttaagaagcaacatttaaacacaagaaCAACTTTTATGAAGCATaatggtggtagcatcatgttattaaatgtttttcatcaACAGTGATTGGAAAACTGGTCAAGGTTGAGAGTAAGATGGGTGGAGCCAAATAAAAGACAATTctggaagaaaaataaaggtaaaGCATATCAGTATTTATGCCAGACTACTCCAAATAGAAagtcaataaacaaaaaaataaaaaccaaggGAAACAATATTCTCATTTCTTTTGTGTATTTAACTCTTTAATAAATATGGATTAAGGAAACTCCAACGGATTTATTTACTGCCCTTTTTTTTACtacacttaaatttaaaacacaattgTTGATTTCTTCAATTATGACAGTGTGTTGTCAATGGGCATtaagaacacacacaaaaacactaaaataccACATAATTGGTAAATGGAAGAAACAGAATAATACACCTGCGTATATtgctgttggtcttttggctgcttccgTCAAGCGGCTGCCACAGCGGTACCTATTGCTTGATAATCTGTAGTATCTGTAGTGTTCATATTTTATCTTGTAATACAGGGGTATTGACTTcaaattttaaaaggtttaaaaaatttCTTTGAGCTGAGGTCTGAatttcatgtctgtgtttcccgAGGATTCAGATCTCTCTATATATGCAGTCATTGTAAGTCTATGaaaataagcaatttaaaatttccatagcatttaaattatttttattgctagTTTTAAGTACCGATGTTAAACATAGACAGTTAGCACTTTTATTACctttatatttcctttttttatgaaatacaaAGAACaatacttcgatcaaaggatgcaggctgcttgtcagtaccgcgtattatggaaactacagctttttcttacaaagccccaaaattatggaatagtcttccaaataatgttcgggactcagacacagtctcagtgtttaaatccaggctaaaaacctatttatttaatcaagtcCAATCAATTTGTTTAAGTCCagactaaaaacctatttatttaatcaagcatttttgtaaatagatttgccttaggtaaaggagtaGATCTGGGGGACTGATGGACATAGAGTATGaactcatgtctgtgtttccttctgactCTTCCCTTTTAgctatgctgttatagttagtcctgccggagtctctgattgcactctacagttaatatacattcacattatacattatgtgactgcgaccatacctaactgttatgtcTCCTTTTCTACTCTCTCCTCttttgttctctctccccctctctcttccctctctctgtcgagctacacatgtcgttcctgagctgccagtaatccagactccctctgccctccggacctgtctgacccatcctggtgccccgcttctagttggagatctcgtcacatggatgccccgtgtgtctctttggaatgcgtctgctgtctggggatggtttcactttaccataaagacggttctggcctcgactggtgttgacagctgtttctctgaggacttgacttggctgcggttgctcaatagttcaagattgcaattgtctccaataactacctggactccatatttacatcaattaacatcaactgttatagctgaactgcctgccatctaacacactgtataaatgcagatcaattcctgctttctgtttcacccaaaataggatgggttccctgttgagtctggttcctctcaaggtttcttcctattaccatctcagggagtttttccttgctcaccagggacaatctgctcatcttgattcatgcacacttacattccatacagacttaaataattcttttgattgtgtaaagctgctttgcgacaatgacaattgttaaaagcgctatacaaataaaattgaactgaattaaattgaatcctTAATCAATCTTTAGTGAATCTTAATTTGCATGCTGTTGGGCTGTAAATGATTGTGAAAGGTTGCTCTGTCATACTGGGCTCACAGTTCGGATATTTTTCATGCCGTGAATATGCTGTGGATATGTTCGCTCTAACGACCCATGTTTTATAGTGCTGCctcacattatttttattatatatatatatatatatatatatatatatatatatatatatatatatatatatatatgccacaCTTTTTAT
This region of Clarias gariepinus isolate MV-2021 ecotype Netherlands chromosome 9, CGAR_prim_01v2, whole genome shotgun sequence genomic DNA includes:
- the hes2.1 gene encoding transcription factor HES-2.1 gives rise to the protein MTPCIITDSTNSFSARMTVAQRKEANELRKTLKPLMEKRRRARINESLNRLKELIVPLVANDTSRYSKLEKADILEMTVGFLRELPSSPVKAQADSYREGYEACLQRVSALLPRTSLDYETCARVHDFIQQAKPSSSSACRSCSARNSIQHERLQSPKSNPVLANRASITGSTSSRAHALPQAAAQTMWRPW